The Alkalihalophilus pseudofirmus nucleotide sequence TCTTTGGCTACTGCCATTGAACCGGCATCAACTAAGTCATCATAAGATACAACCTCTGCACGGATAAATCCACGTTCAAAGTCTGTGTGGATGATTCCTGCTGCTTGAGGTGCTTTTGTTCCTTTGCGGTATGTCCATGCACGTACTTCTTGGACACCTGCAGTGAAATAAGTTTCAAGGCCAAGCAAGTTATACGCTGCACGAATTAACTGGTCTAAACCTGATTCTTCAATGCCTAGCTCTTCAAGGAACATTTGCTTTTCATCGCCCTCAAGCTCAGCAATTTCAGACTCAATTTTCGCGCAAACTACGATCACTTCACTGTTTTCACCAGCTGCAAATTCCTTTACTTGCTTCACGTAATCATTGTCTTCAGGAGAAAGAAGATCTTCTTCACTAACGTTAGCAACATATAGTACCGGCTTACTTGTCAGAAGGTGCAGCTGCTTAACGATCTTCTCTTGTTCTTCTGTAAATTCAATGCTTCTAGCTGGCTTTTCTTCTTCAAATGCATCACGAAGAAGCTCTAATACTTCAAGCTCAGCAACTGCTTCTTTATCCCTTGTTTTAGCTAACTTTGCCACACGGCCGATTCGCTTTTCAACTGATTCAAAATCAGCTAAGATCAGCTCTAAGTTAATCACTTGAATATCATTAAGCGGATTTACGCTGCCTGATACGTGAGTAATATTGTCATCAGCAAAGCAACGAACAACATGAGAAATAGCGTCAACTTGGCGAATATGAGATAAAAACTTGTTTCCTAGTCCTTCGCCTTTACTAGCTCCTTCTACGATCCCTGCAATATCTGTGAATTCAAATGCAGTAGGTACTGTCTTTTTAGGATCCACAAGTTCTGTTAACGTTTGTAATCTATGATCAGGCACTTCTACAATCCCTACATTCGGGTCAATTGTACAGAATGGGTAGTTTGCAGAT carries:
- the ychF gene encoding redox-regulated ATPase YchF yields the protein MALTTGIVGLPNVGKSTLFNAITQAGAESANYPFCTIDPNVGIVEVPDHRLQTLTELVDPKKTVPTAFEFTDIAGIVEGASKGEGLGNKFLSHIRQVDAISHVVRCFADDNITHVSGSVNPLNDIQVINLELILADFESVEKRIGRVAKLAKTRDKEAVAELEVLELLRDAFEEEKPARSIEFTEEQEKIVKQLHLLTSKPVLYVANVSEEDLLSPEDNDYVKQVKEFAAGENSEVIVVCAKIESEIAELEGDEKQMFLEELGIEESGLDQLIRAAYNLLGLETYFTAGVQEVRAWTYRKGTKAPQAAGIIHTDFERGFIRAEVVSYDDLVDAGSMAVAKERGKVRLEGKEYVVQDGDVVHFRFNV